A genomic region of Streptomyces rimosus contains the following coding sequences:
- a CDS encoding oxidoreductase: MSDTKTFLITGVSTGLGHALAHTAAAAGHRVVGTVRTPADARAFEALAGDTHARILDVTDHDAVHRVVDGTERDLGPVDVLVANAGYGHEGLFEESSMDDLRRQFEVNVFGTVAVIKAVLPHMRERRSGHIIAVTSMGGLITMPGLGFYHGSKFAVEGILETLGKEVADFGIHVTAVEPGSFRTDWSGRSMIRTPRVIADYDELFEPLRDWRIRAAGTQPGDPDKAAAAVLRMVAADRPPTRLLLGTDALRLVRAGRDAFDREMLAWSELSASTDFDDVSRSA, from the coding sequence GTGTCGGACACCAAGACATTCCTGATCACCGGCGTCAGCACCGGCCTGGGCCACGCTCTCGCGCACACGGCGGCGGCCGCGGGCCACCGGGTGGTGGGCACGGTGCGCACGCCCGCCGACGCACGGGCCTTCGAGGCGCTCGCCGGCGACACGCACGCCCGCATCCTGGACGTGACCGACCATGACGCGGTGCACAGGGTCGTGGACGGGACCGAGCGCGACCTGGGCCCGGTCGACGTACTCGTCGCCAACGCCGGGTACGGCCACGAGGGCCTCTTCGAGGAGTCGTCGATGGACGACCTCCGCCGGCAGTTCGAGGTGAACGTCTTCGGAACCGTGGCGGTGATCAAGGCCGTGCTGCCGCACATGCGGGAGCGCCGTTCCGGTCACATCATCGCCGTCACCTCAATGGGCGGGTTGATCACCATGCCGGGGCTCGGCTTCTACCACGGCAGCAAGTTCGCGGTGGAGGGCATCCTCGAAACGCTCGGCAAGGAGGTCGCCGATTTCGGCATCCATGTCACCGCCGTCGAGCCGGGCAGTTTCCGGACCGACTGGTCCGGCCGCTCGATGATCCGCACACCCCGGGTGATCGCCGACTACGACGAGCTGTTCGAGCCGCTGCGCGACTGGCGCATCCGCGCCGCCGGAACCCAGCCGGGCGACCCGGACAAGGCCGCGGCCGCGGTGCTGCGCATGGTGGCGGCCGACCGGCCGCCGACGCGCCTGCTGCTCGGCACCGACGCGCTCCGGCTCGTCCGGGCCGGACGCGACGCCTTCGACCGCGAGATGCTGGCCTGGTCCGAGCTGTCGGCCTCGACCGACTTCGACGACGTCAGCCGGTCCGCCTGA
- a CDS encoding (2,3-dihydroxybenzoyl)adenylate synthase, translating into MTVTGPTASAARAPLDPMVPAIDPERATRYRAAGVWTDELVGARIAERFRTDPDRCAVVDGERRTTYGQLGHAVRAAAGRLRGLGIGPGDRVGVQLSNSTEYVVLVLALLEIGAPPVLILPAFRAHELDHIVSVTRPVALAVERGTRRSDALATARDLSARHPDLRHLLVRGAGDADGTLVDLTELCRPEPGASGPVPPPAEAPGAAPHDAAVFLLSSGTTGLPKAIARTHEGYGYMIRTATVLAGVTERTVNLVVMPAEHGFVMNCPGLLGTLSAGGTAVLTTPASARHALELIERERVTHSTLVPTLALQWIAAARERTYDLSSLEVIQVGGARPSADLAAGLREVLGATVQQCYGMSEGLLCYTRLDDPVATADGTQGAPASPLDELRVVDADGAEVAAGEMGELLTRGPYTVAGYYRNADATASSFTADGFYRTGDLVRLDARGNVLVEGRVRDVINRGGEKISAEELEQIARQHPGIADVAGVAMPHPLYGEAVCLYAVPAAGAAEAGEELDLRAVRRFLEDRGLARYKFPERLETVSALPLTGIGKIDKAALRKDIAARTAAGT; encoded by the coding sequence ATGACCGTGACCGGCCCCACGGCCTCCGCCGCCCGCGCCCCGCTCGACCCGATGGTCCCCGCCATCGACCCCGAACGCGCCACCCGCTACCGGGCCGCGGGCGTGTGGACGGACGAACTGGTCGGCGCCCGGATCGCGGAACGATTCCGCACCGACCCGGACCGCTGCGCCGTGGTCGACGGCGAGCGCAGGACGACGTACGGGCAACTCGGCCACGCCGTACGGGCCGCGGCCGGACGGCTGCGCGGGCTCGGCATCGGCCCCGGCGACCGGGTGGGCGTCCAACTGTCCAACAGCACCGAGTACGTCGTGCTGGTGCTCGCCCTGCTGGAGATCGGCGCCCCGCCGGTCCTCATCCTCCCGGCGTTCCGCGCCCACGAACTCGACCACATCGTCTCCGTCACCCGCCCGGTGGCCCTGGCCGTCGAACGCGGCACCCGCAGATCCGACGCGCTCGCCACCGCCCGCGACCTCTCCGCCCGCCACCCGGACCTGCGCCACCTGCTGGTCCGCGGCGCGGGCGACGCCGACGGCACCCTGGTGGACCTCACGGAGCTGTGCCGCCCGGAGCCCGGCGCGAGCGGCCCGGTGCCGCCCCCGGCCGAAGCACCGGGCGCCGCGCCCCACGACGCCGCCGTCTTCCTGCTCTCCAGCGGCACCACCGGCCTGCCCAAGGCCATCGCCCGCACCCACGAGGGCTACGGCTACATGATCCGCACGGCGACCGTGCTCGCCGGAGTCACCGAGCGCACCGTCAACCTCGTCGTGATGCCCGCCGAACACGGCTTCGTCATGAACTGCCCCGGCCTGCTCGGCACCCTGTCGGCAGGCGGCACGGCCGTCCTGACCACGCCCGCCAGCGCCCGGCACGCCCTGGAGCTGATCGAGCGCGAGCGGGTCACCCACAGCACCCTGGTGCCGACGCTGGCCCTCCAGTGGATCGCCGCGGCCCGCGAGCGGACGTACGACCTGTCGAGCCTGGAGGTGATCCAGGTGGGCGGCGCGCGGCCGTCCGCCGACCTGGCCGCCGGGCTGCGCGAGGTGCTGGGCGCCACGGTCCAGCAGTGCTACGGCATGAGCGAGGGCCTGCTGTGCTACACCCGCCTGGACGACCCGGTGGCGACGGCCGACGGCACGCAGGGCGCCCCCGCCTCGCCCCTGGACGAGCTGCGGGTCGTGGACGCGGACGGCGCCGAGGTGGCGGCCGGGGAGATGGGGGAACTGCTGACCCGCGGCCCGTACACCGTCGCCGGCTACTACCGCAACGCCGACGCCACGGCCTCCTCCTTCACCGCGGACGGCTTCTACCGCACCGGCGACCTGGTCCGCCTCGACGCGCGGGGCAACGTCCTGGTCGAGGGCCGGGTGCGGGACGTCATCAACCGCGGCGGCGAGAAGATCTCCGCCGAGGAGCTGGAACAGATCGCCCGGCAGCACCCGGGCATCGCCGACGTGGCCGGTGTCGCCATGCCGCACCCGCTGTACGGCGAGGCGGTCTGCCTCTACGCGGTGCCCGCCGCCGGTGCAGCGGAAGCGGGGGAGGAGCTGGACCTGCGTGCGGTACGGCGGTTCCTGGAGGACCGGGGGCTGGCCCGCTACAAGTTCCCCGAACGGCTGGAGACCGTGTCCGCGCTGCCGCTGACCGGCATCGGGAAGATCGACAAGGCCGCGCTGCGCAAGGACATCGCCGCCCGGACCGCCGCCGGGACATGA
- a CDS encoding acyl carrier protein, producing MNDVLRALSDIGLDAALLDEAGPDVRLRAELGLDSVETTDLQLELKKRFGVEIDLWDQEDYTLGRLAERIAPAGSPS from the coding sequence ATGAACGATGTCCTGCGGGCCCTGTCGGACATAGGGCTGGACGCGGCCCTGCTCGACGAGGCGGGCCCGGACGTCAGGCTGCGTGCCGAACTGGGGCTGGACTCCGTCGAGACGACGGACCTCCAGCTCGAACTGAAGAAGCGGTTCGGCGTGGAGATCGACCTGTGGGACCAGGAGGACTACACGCTCGGCCGGCTGGCCGAGCGCATCGCCCCCGCGGGGAGCCCGTCATGA
- the thrS gene encoding threonine--tRNA ligase — protein sequence MQQKPRGECPGASPSGHSPAAREETTMYDHRRLGRELGLFGSDPLIGSGLPYWLPDGATVRHTLEEYVRDAERRAGYQHVYSPVLGKRELYELSGHWSHYNEDMFPPMDLGGEQVVLRPSLCPHHAVIYRSRAHSYRELPLRMAELGGMYRAELSGVLGGLSRVRAIQLNDAHIFCTLDQAADEAQAALGMIRRAYEALGIRPSRYRLSLPGPGGKYVAAPEMWERSTTLLAEVLDRSGLPYEEGEGEAAFYGPKIDVQVADSAGRESTLSTVQIDFHQPERFDLHYIGPDGARHRPVMVHRSVIGSVERAVAHLIEEHGGAFPAWFAPTQLVILPISDSEVAAAEAVAERCARLGLRARLAGPERGSLGARIREDRRVPYQAVIGAKEAADGHVALRLRDGRRLDPRPADAALRRIGALVGAHRTELWECGEVGIW from the coding sequence ATCCAGCAGAAGCCCCGGGGCGAGTGCCCCGGGGCTTCGCCGTCCGGTCACTCGCCCGCCGCACGCGAGGAGACCACCATGTACGACCACCGCAGACTCGGCCGCGAACTCGGCCTGTTCGGCAGCGATCCGCTGATCGGCTCCGGACTGCCGTACTGGCTGCCCGACGGCGCGACCGTACGGCACACCCTGGAGGAGTACGTCCGCGACGCCGAACGCCGGGCGGGCTACCAGCACGTGTACTCGCCGGTGCTCGGCAAACGCGAGCTGTACGAGCTGTCCGGCCACTGGTCGCACTACAACGAGGACATGTTCCCCCCGATGGACCTCGGCGGTGAGCAGGTCGTGCTGCGCCCCAGCCTGTGCCCGCACCACGCGGTGATCTACCGCTCCCGGGCGCACAGCTACCGCGAACTGCCCCTGCGGATGGCCGAACTGGGTGGCATGTACCGGGCCGAGCTGTCCGGGGTGCTCGGCGGGCTGAGCCGCGTACGGGCGATCCAGCTCAACGACGCGCACATCTTCTGCACCCTGGACCAGGCGGCCGACGAGGCGCAGGCCGCCCTCGGCATGATCCGGCGGGCGTACGAGGCGCTCGGCATCCGGCCGTCCCGCTACCGGCTCTCGCTGCCGGGCCCGGGCGGCAAATACGTCGCCGCACCCGAAATGTGGGAGCGGTCCACCACCCTGCTCGCCGAGGTCCTCGACCGCTCCGGACTGCCCTACGAGGAGGGCGAGGGCGAGGCGGCGTTCTACGGGCCGAAGATCGACGTCCAGGTCGCCGACAGCGCCGGGCGGGAGTCCACCCTGTCCACCGTCCAGATCGACTTCCACCAGCCCGAGCGGTTCGACCTGCACTACATCGGACCCGACGGCGCCCGGCACCGCCCGGTCATGGTCCACCGCAGCGTCATCGGCAGCGTGGAGCGCGCCGTCGCCCACCTCATCGAGGAGCACGGCGGCGCCTTCCCCGCCTGGTTCGCCCCCACCCAGCTGGTGATCCTGCCGATCTCCGACAGCGAGGTGGCCGCTGCCGAGGCCGTCGCCGAGCGCTGCGCCCGCCTCGGGCTGCGCGCCCGGCTCGCCGGGCCGGAACGCGGCAGCCTGGGCGCCCGCATCCGGGAGGACCGCCGCGTGCCGTACCAAGCCGTCATCGGCGCCAAGGAGGCTGCCGACGGCCACGTGGCCCTGCGCCTGCGCGACGGGCGCCGGCTCGACCCGCGACCCGCCGACGCCGCGCTGCGCCGGATCGGAGCCCTGGTGGGCGCGCACCGCACCGAACTGTGGGAGTGCGGCGAAGTGGGCATCTGGTAG
- a CDS encoding thioesterase II family protein produces the protein MSDTARSAWVKRLPGAEPAAHHLVCFPHAGGGASFFRPWRDTLPPATELLVIQYPGREDRLQEPFAETVEEVVEGVSAQLTAELDGAPVTFFGHSMGALIAYEVARHWERLGLPGPERLVVSGQYAPGELPPQDVHERDDDGVLEVVERLGGAASDVRRSPELKEFVAALTRADYRMLDGYEPYDGEPVTAALTALCGRDDPAVSPEDVARWRDFTTGPFELLRFPGGHFYLRDGRQAVISALAGALPHATGQYT, from the coding sequence ATGAGCGACACGGCCCGCTCCGCCTGGGTCAAACGCCTCCCCGGCGCCGAGCCCGCCGCCCACCACCTGGTCTGCTTCCCGCACGCGGGCGGCGGCGCCTCCTTCTTCCGCCCGTGGCGGGACACGCTGCCGCCCGCCACGGAGCTGCTGGTGATCCAGTACCCCGGCCGCGAGGACCGGCTCCAGGAGCCCTTCGCCGAGACCGTGGAGGAGGTCGTGGAGGGCGTCTCCGCCCAGCTGACGGCCGAACTCGACGGCGCCCCGGTCACCTTCTTCGGGCACAGCATGGGCGCCCTGATCGCCTACGAAGTGGCTCGCCACTGGGAGCGGCTGGGCCTGCCGGGGCCGGAGCGGCTGGTCGTCTCCGGCCAGTACGCGCCCGGCGAGCTGCCGCCCCAGGACGTCCACGAACGGGACGACGACGGGGTCCTGGAGGTGGTGGAACGGCTCGGGGGCGCCGCCTCCGACGTCCGCCGCAGCCCCGAACTCAAGGAGTTCGTCGCCGCGCTGACGCGCGCGGACTACCGGATGCTGGACGGCTACGAGCCCTACGACGGCGAGCCCGTCACCGCCGCGCTGACCGCCCTGTGCGGGCGTGACGACCCGGCGGTCTCCCCGGAGGACGTCGCCCGCTGGCGCGACTTCACCACCGGCCCCTTCGAGCTGTTGCGCTTCCCCGGCGGTCACTTCTACCTCCGGGACGGCCGGCAGGCCGTGATCTCCGCGCTCGCCGGAGCGCTTCCGCATGCCACCGGGCAGTACACCTAA
- a CDS encoding helix-turn-helix transcriptional regulator translates to MDRNTALGEFLRSRRARITPRQAGLSDDGGHRRVPGLRREEIAQLAGVSVDYYVRLERGRRLNVSETVLDAISRALRLDPVERTHLFQLAKPAAGRPRRTATRPQQVRPGLRDLLRILEHTPALVLGRRLDVLASNRMARALLTDFDALPPRERNLVRFMFCDETARSLYTHWETHAQDIVASLRLYAGRHPHDPLLAELVGELSITDEDFRRWWADQNVYRHTHGSKHFHHPVAGPLTLTYESLTLPADPDQRLSVYTAEAGSSSEEALRLLAAWTRQPEPSHGQHADHWTPANTRPTRRPSPSHSVPLPPPQRPPF, encoded by the coding sequence ATGGACCGCAACACAGCTCTCGGTGAGTTCCTGCGCTCCCGGCGGGCACGGATCACCCCGCGCCAGGCGGGCCTGTCCGACGACGGCGGCCATCGGCGCGTGCCGGGACTGCGCCGCGAAGAGATCGCGCAACTGGCGGGCGTGAGCGTCGACTACTACGTACGCCTGGAACGCGGACGCCGGCTGAACGTCTCCGAGACCGTGCTGGACGCCATCTCCCGCGCGCTGCGCCTCGACCCCGTCGAACGCACCCACCTGTTCCAGCTCGCCAAGCCCGCCGCGGGCAGGCCCCGCCGCACGGCGACGCGTCCCCAGCAGGTCCGTCCGGGGCTGCGCGACCTGCTCCGCATCCTTGAGCACACCCCCGCCCTGGTGCTGGGGCGGCGACTGGACGTCCTCGCGTCCAACCGGATGGCACGTGCGCTGCTCACCGACTTCGACGCGCTGCCGCCCCGCGAGCGGAACCTGGTGCGGTTCATGTTCTGCGACGAGACCGCCCGCTCGCTGTACACCCACTGGGAGACCCACGCCCAGGACATCGTCGCCTCGCTCCGGCTCTACGCCGGACGCCACCCCCACGATCCGCTGCTGGCCGAACTCGTCGGCGAACTCTCCATCACGGACGAGGACTTCCGCCGCTGGTGGGCCGACCAGAACGTGTACCGGCACACGCACGGCAGCAAACACTTCCACCACCCGGTCGCCGGCCCGCTCACCCTCACCTACGAGTCCCTCACCCTGCCCGCCGATCCGGACCAGCGGCTGAGTGTCTACACCGCCGAGGCAGGCTCCAGCTCCGAAGAGGCACTTCGGCTCCTGGCCGCATGGACACGGCAGCCCGAGCCCTCGCACGGACAGCACGCAGATCATTGGACGCCTGCCAACACCCGCCCCACGCGCCGACCGTCTCCGTCCCACAGCGTTCCGCTTCCGCCCCCGCAGCGGCCCCCGTTCTGA
- a CDS encoding NAD(P)/FAD-dependent oxidoreductase, translating into MSGIETYDLIVVGGGPIGLSTAWHAARRGGHRVLVLDQYGFLNERSGSSGAERHWRVQYTQKDIFALTLQTRPMWAELERLTGRKLIHELGSLWFGDVEVETNEGHIADTARAMDEMSVAYEWLTARDIEKRYGFTGLPGHFEGFLQRNGGAIDVRGTLAALFQLSQEHGAVLRGNEAVLEATPDRDGVTVRTDRAAYRAAKVVLANGSQANDLITPWGGGALDLHAYEMALVTLRQRDASVQRPFWFAFQKPTEEDTNLFYGFPPNPWSTSDEVRLGPDFEVNALEHASRATGVPDPRHVERVTDWVRAHMPWVDPEPTGTSTCLAVLPGDPSRQFYLGTAAGLVDGGENVVVSVAGWAFKLVPLFGRVCAELALDGGTSYDIARHALSPAPARPAPGTAR; encoded by the coding sequence ATGAGCGGCATCGAGACCTATGACCTGATCGTCGTCGGCGGCGGGCCGATCGGCCTGTCCACCGCCTGGCACGCGGCCCGGCGCGGCGGGCACCGGGTCCTCGTACTGGACCAGTACGGCTTCCTGAACGAGCGCTCCGGATCGAGCGGCGCCGAACGCCACTGGCGGGTGCAGTACACCCAGAAGGACATCTTCGCGCTGACCCTTCAGACCCGCCCGATGTGGGCGGAGCTGGAGCGGCTGACCGGCCGCAAACTCATCCACGAGCTGGGCAGCCTGTGGTTCGGCGACGTCGAGGTGGAGACCAACGAAGGGCACATCGCGGACACCGCGCGGGCCATGGACGAGATGTCCGTGGCGTACGAATGGCTGACCGCCCGGGACATCGAGAAGCGCTACGGCTTCACCGGACTCCCCGGCCACTTCGAGGGGTTCCTCCAGCGCAACGGCGGCGCCATCGACGTACGGGGCACCCTCGCCGCGCTGTTCCAGCTCTCCCAGGAGCACGGCGCGGTGCTGCGCGGCAACGAGGCCGTACTGGAGGCCACGCCGGACCGCGACGGGGTGACGGTCCGCACCGACCGGGCCGCCTACCGGGCCGCGAAGGTCGTCCTCGCCAACGGCTCGCAGGCCAACGACCTCATCACCCCCTGGGGCGGCGGCGCGCTGGACCTGCACGCGTACGAGATGGCGCTGGTCACCCTGCGGCAGCGGGACGCCTCCGTGCAGCGGCCGTTCTGGTTCGCCTTCCAGAAGCCCACCGAGGAGGACACCAACCTCTTCTACGGCTTCCCACCCAACCCCTGGTCCACCTCCGACGAGGTGCGCCTCGGCCCGGACTTCGAGGTCAACGCCCTGGAGCACGCGAGCCGGGCCACCGGTGTGCCCGACCCGCGGCACGTCGAGCGGGTCACCGACTGGGTCCGCGCGCACATGCCGTGGGTCGACCCGGAGCCCACCGGCACCTCCACCTGCCTGGCCGTGCTGCCCGGCGACCCGTCGCGGCAGTTCTACCTGGGCACGGCCGCGGGCCTCGTCGACGGCGGCGAGAACGTGGTCGTCTCCGTCGCCGGCTGGGCGTTCAAACTCGTCCCGCTGTTCGGCCGGGTCTGCGCCGAACTCGCCCTGGACGGCGGTACGTCGTACGACATCGCCCGGCACGCGCTGAGCCCGGCGCCCGCGCGGCCCGCGCCCGGAACCGCCCGATGA
- a CDS encoding DegT/DnrJ/EryC1/StrS family aminotransferase has protein sequence MDRSYVVPWGKRGSILAEAEVAVLTELIHEDTPLSMGGRRERFERSFAGTVGSKHAISVTSGTVALELAIRMLDLEPGDEVIATPQTYQATVQPLLDYDVRVRFCDIDPDTLNIDASAVEALITPRTKALLLVHYGGCPAEMDAIMALARRHGFLVLEDCAHALGARYRGRAPGSLADIATFSFQNAKNITTLGEGGMVTCDRDDWAVRLDRLRSNDIDAEIVRSDLSDTVEPIVLPWMKYATPVYSDSVRRLRRAGTNATMSEAAAAVGQVQLGRLAATGATRRAIAARLDEVISRYPFVRPQSAPAHSEHAYHLYTCFADRQELRDQLVLGLDRRGVEIQLRYFPQHLLPEWRHRGHLRGECPVAERLWFDQHLNLPCHPRLTPSQVDYLVDALDESLAELNGGAAAPLASAAADLGR, from the coding sequence ATGGACCGGAGCTATGTCGTGCCCTGGGGCAAGCGGGGCAGCATCTTGGCCGAGGCCGAGGTGGCCGTACTGACGGAACTCATCCACGAGGACACGCCGCTGTCGATGGGCGGCCGGCGGGAACGCTTCGAGCGCTCCTTCGCCGGGACGGTCGGCAGCAAGCACGCGATCTCCGTCACCAGCGGAACGGTCGCCCTGGAACTGGCGATCCGCATGCTCGACCTGGAGCCCGGCGACGAGGTGATCGCCACCCCGCAGACCTACCAGGCGACCGTGCAGCCGCTGCTCGACTACGACGTACGGGTCCGGTTCTGCGACATCGACCCGGACACCCTCAACATCGACGCGTCCGCCGTCGAGGCACTGATCACCCCGCGTACCAAGGCCCTGCTGCTGGTCCACTACGGCGGCTGCCCGGCCGAGATGGACGCCATCATGGCGCTGGCCCGGCGGCACGGCTTCCTCGTCCTGGAGGACTGCGCGCACGCGCTGGGGGCCCGCTACCGGGGCCGGGCGCCCGGGTCCCTCGCCGACATCGCCACGTTCAGCTTCCAGAACGCCAAGAACATCACCACCCTCGGCGAGGGCGGCATGGTCACCTGCGACCGGGACGACTGGGCCGTACGGCTGGACCGGCTGCGCTCCAACGACATCGACGCCGAGATCGTCCGGTCCGACCTGAGCGACACGGTCGAGCCGATCGTCCTGCCGTGGATGAAGTACGCCACGCCCGTCTACAGCGACTCGGTACGGCGGCTGCGCCGGGCCGGGACGAACGCGACGATGTCGGAGGCCGCCGCGGCCGTCGGACAGGTCCAGCTCGGCCGGCTGGCGGCCACCGGCGCCACCCGCCGCGCGATCGCCGCCCGGCTGGACGAGGTGATCTCCCGCTACCCGTTCGTACGGCCCCAGTCCGCGCCCGCCCACAGCGAGCACGCGTACCACCTCTACACCTGCTTCGCCGACCGCCAGGAACTGCGCGACCAGCTCGTGCTGGGTCTCGACCGCAGGGGAGTCGAGATCCAGCTGCGCTACTTCCCGCAGCACCTGCTGCCCGAGTGGCGCCACCGCGGCCACCTGCGCGGCGAGTGCCCGGTCGCCGAACGCCTGTGGTTCGACCAGCACCTCAACCTGCCGTGCCACCCCCGGCTCACGCCCTCCCAGGTGGACTACCTCGTCGACGCGCTGGACGAGTCGCTGGCCGAGCTGAACGGCGGCGCCGCGGCCCCGCTGGCGTCGGCCGCGGCGGACCTCGGCCGGTAG
- a CDS encoding dienelactone hydrolase family protein, producing MRFTSEEPLDGGVLAREFTLGEIPGTLWTPGSAPAPLILIGHNGGLHRREPRLVARARHSAARGYAVAAIDHPGHGDRPRSAADEQARADLRRALAAGEPVDEIFESFVGPLVEKAVPEWRATLDALLALPGIGGPVGYSGMTAVGIRLAVSEPRIAAAGFFAGGYVPRAQREEARQVTIPLLFLLQWDDEGNPRQRALDLFDAFGTKEKTLHANMGGHTGTPWFEAEDGDRFFGRHLK from the coding sequence CTGCGGTTCACTTCCGAAGAGCCTCTCGACGGCGGCGTCCTCGCCCGTGAATTCACCCTCGGCGAGATCCCCGGCACCCTGTGGACGCCCGGATCCGCACCGGCCCCGCTGATCCTGATCGGCCACAACGGCGGCCTGCACCGGCGCGAGCCCCGGCTGGTGGCCAGGGCCCGGCACTCCGCGGCGCGCGGTTACGCGGTGGCCGCCATCGACCACCCCGGCCACGGTGACCGGCCCCGTTCCGCCGCCGACGAGCAGGCCCGCGCGGACCTCCGCCGGGCCTTGGCGGCAGGCGAGCCGGTGGACGAGATCTTCGAGTCCTTCGTCGGCCCGCTGGTCGAAAAGGCGGTTCCGGAATGGCGGGCCACCCTGGACGCCCTCCTTGCGCTGCCCGGGATCGGCGGCCCGGTCGGGTACTCGGGGATGACCGCCGTCGGCATCCGGCTGGCGGTGTCCGAACCGCGCATCGCGGCCGCCGGTTTCTTCGCCGGGGGATACGTGCCCCGGGCCCAGCGCGAGGAGGCCCGGCAGGTCACCATTCCGCTGCTGTTCCTGTTGCAGTGGGACGACGAAGGGAACCCGAGGCAGCGGGCCCTGGACCTGTTCGACGCCTTCGGCACCAAGGAGAAGACGCTGCACGCCAATATGGGCGGGCACACCGGCACCCCGTGGTTCGAGGCGGAGGACGGGGACCGGTTCTTCGGGCGGCACCTGAAGTAG
- a CDS encoding amidase family protein, translating into MVKRRMAALLAVLVTGSLVTGTPELRAEAAEPGGGAAPPAGPAAALGVDLDTVTIPELQDRMADGSLTSSALTRAYLHRIKTVDPKINSVLRTDPTALRQAAASDARHRRGDTLGPLDGIPVLVKDNVNTRGLLSTAGSLALAGNPPTEDATLVTRLREAGAVILGKTNLSEWANFRSTKPTSGWSAVGGQTRNPYVLDRNPCGSSSGSAAALAASLSQVAIGTETDGSIVCPAGMNGVAGLKPSLGVVSGNGVVPISAEQDTAGPMARNVTDVALTLAALSGDGTRHATAPAGVDEAARAGGLRGKRIGLWRLPELGPGVDAVMTRTATKLRAAGAQVVEVTPPYQKRLAELEFPALLSEFHRDIDAYLATRKGPRDLAGLIEFTRSHPAEQTCFPGQELFEQALAAPPTTDPKYRAMRAELKDLSRRSIDETLAAHRLDAIAAPTNPPAWTTDCARGDNDVIPSSTPAAVAGYPSLSVPAGSVGELPVGVLLTAGNHQDAALLSLGAAVEHRLDAWKAPRYLPTVGGGGGR; encoded by the coding sequence ATGGTGAAAAGGAGAATGGCCGCACTGCTCGCCGTCCTGGTCACGGGTTCTCTTGTCACGGGCACGCCGGAGTTGCGCGCGGAGGCCGCCGAACCCGGCGGCGGCGCCGCGCCGCCCGCCGGCCCCGCCGCTGCGCTCGGGGTCGATCTCGACACCGTGACGATCCCGGAGCTGCAGGACCGCATGGCTGACGGTTCCCTGACGTCCTCGGCGCTGACCCGCGCCTATCTGCACCGCATCAAGACCGTCGACCCGAAGATCAACTCGGTGCTGCGGACCGATCCGACAGCCCTGCGCCAGGCCGCCGCCAGCGACGCCCGGCACCGGCGCGGCGACACGCTGGGGCCGCTGGACGGCATCCCCGTCCTGGTCAAGGACAACGTCAACACCCGCGGCCTGCTCTCGACGGCCGGCTCGCTCGCGCTCGCCGGCAACCCGCCGACCGAGGACGCCACGCTGGTGACCCGGCTGCGCGAGGCCGGCGCGGTGATCCTCGGCAAGACCAATCTCTCGGAGTGGGCCAACTTCCGTTCCACGAAGCCGACATCGGGGTGGTCGGCGGTGGGCGGGCAGACCCGCAACCCGTACGTACTGGACCGCAACCCGTGCGGGTCCTCCTCCGGTTCGGCCGCGGCCCTCGCCGCGTCGCTGTCGCAGGTGGCGATCGGCACCGAGACGGACGGCTCGATCGTGTGCCCGGCCGGGATGAACGGGGTGGCCGGTCTCAAGCCCAGCCTCGGGGTGGTCAGCGGGAACGGCGTGGTGCCGATCTCCGCCGAGCAGGACACCGCGGGGCCGATGGCCCGCAACGTGACCGATGTGGCGCTCACCCTCGCGGCGCTGAGCGGCGACGGCACACGCCACGCGACCGCCCCGGCGGGCGTGGACGAGGCCGCGCGGGCCGGTGGCCTGCGCGGCAAGCGGATCGGGCTGTGGCGGCTGCCGGAGCTGGGGCCCGGGGTGGACGCGGTGATGACCCGTACGGCGACGAAGCTGCGGGCGGCGGGTGCCCAGGTCGTCGAGGTGACCCCGCCGTACCAGAAGCGCCTCGCCGAGCTGGAGTTCCCGGCCCTGCTGAGCGAGTTCCACCGGGACATCGACGCCTACCTCGCCACCCGGAAGGGGCCCCGCGACCTCGCCGGGCTCATCGAGTTCACCCGGAGCCACCCGGCCGAGCAGACCTGCTTCCCCGGCCAGGAGCTGTTCGAGCAGGCGCTCGCCGCGCCGCCCACCACCGATCCCAAGTACCGGGCGATGCGCGCCGAGCTGAAGGACCTCTCCCGGCGGTCCATCGACGAGACCCTGGCCGCCCACCGGCTGGACGCCATCGCCGCGCCGACGAACCCGCCCGCCTGGACGACCGACTGCGCACGGGGCGACAACGACGTGATCCCGTCCTCCACGCCCGCGGCCGTGGCCGGCTACCCGTCACTGTCGGTGCCGGCCGGTTCCGTGGGCGAGCTGCCCGTCGGCGTGCTCCTGACGGCCGGGAACCACCAGGACGCCGCGCTGCTGTCCCTGGGGGCCGCGGTGGAACACCGGCTGGATGCTTGGAAGGCGCCGCGTTACCTGCCGACGGTCGGGGGTGGTGGGGGCCGGTGA